Part of the Luteitalea sp. genome is shown below.
GATCTCCGTATTGCGTTCCGCATGCTCCGCCTCTAGCTTTGCGAGCTCGTCGCGAGCCGCCTGCCACTCTTCGCGGGTTCCGACGTTGTGACCAGGCATCGTCTTCTCCTTTGAGGCTCGACAGATGAGACCGGGCGAGGACACCGGTCGGTAGGTGGCCATCATGCCGCATCTCGGCGAGCGGCACACAAGCAATCTACGGACAGCGGCAGCCGCACGTATCACTCAAAGGTGGAAGCCGCGCTCTGACGGACGCCCCGATGTTGACCGGAGTCTTCCGCTTCATGACGCGATCGCGTCCCAGTATGGCCGGATTACTCGGGTCATGCGGAGCTGGTCTGCTTGGCGCCACAGCTCGTCGACGGTGCCCTTCCGCAGGCGCCGGTAATCCCTGAGCGCCTCGACGGCGACATCGATGCCGATCTTGTTGCGGAACTTGAAGCCGTCCACGACGGTCCGGGCGGGGCTCGTCACACGAATGGTCACGCCTTCGATCTCGTGCTGGTCGATGCCGGCAGTGAGCGCCGCCCCGGAGAGGCGCACGATCCGAACCGGCGCAACATCGATCTTCGGGATTGCCGCGCGCCGGTCCACGGCCAGCCAGACTTCACGCGGGTGCTGCGTGCCAATCGCGTGGAACCGCAGGGCCGTCAGCAGGCACACGATGCCCTTGGGCACTCGCTTGGTGACCTCGGCCAGCGTCTGGTACTCGGTTGGGACTGCGGAGGCTGCGGTGTAGAGTCCTCGCCCCAGACGGGTCAGATGCCCGTGGCGGGCCAGTCTTCGGACCTGCTCAGCGTGCAGCCCGAACGCCTTGGCTTCCTTCAGACGGAAGATGCCCTTGTTCCGGATGGGCCACGGCAGGATTGGCATGACGTGTCATTATAACTCCATCTGATTATATATGGAGTGATTTTGACACACATCGGATCCTGGCCAAAACCGGAGGGAATCCGTCGGTCACCCAAGGTCCCCAACGTCGTCTGCGAGGACCCGCTCATCGTACTGGAGGAACGCCTGGTGTTCCTTCAGGAACCCCTCCGTCTCGAAGAACGTCATCCCGAGGAGGCGTCCACATCCCCGCGGCTGAGCGTCCCGTCACGATATGCCTCCAAGGCCACGGCTTCGAGCGCGCCGCGTGACACGTCATCCCATGCCGACTCCAGGTGCTTGGCGATGTCTCCCGGCAGTTCGATGGCGATTCTCATCTGACGGTCCTCGCGGGGGACACGCTGGCGGCGCGTCGTCCGATCATGCGCCGGATGGTCCCGGACTGTCCGCCTTGGACCGCTGGACGTTGTGGAACGGCACCTGCAGCAACTTCGCCGGAAATAGGCCCCGACACAGGTGCACCGCAACTGGGGCACGACACCGCTTTGTCCGAGACCTCACGTCCGCACTCGGTGCAATTGACCAAAGCGATCGGCGGCTCTCCCGTATCGTGGTAGTCGTCCTCGACGCCTAACGTTCCGCTTCAGCCGCGGCGGCTCAGGATCGCATCGGCCGCCGACGGCTGCAAGCGGTTGTTGGGCCGCCGCTGGAATCAGCTTCGATTGGGTACCAGTTGTCCGACGATACCCGTTAACATGAATCCGCACTCACGCAGACCGGCCTTCCGCAATGCCGACCGGGAAGCGACATTCAGAAGACCACAACGGGCGGCCGGAACCCTACCGGCCATGTAACACTCCTTCTTCACTTCCTGAAGAAGGAAAGCGGCGAACCCGCGCCTTCTACAGTCTTCCCTTACCTCCATATACAGGTCAGCAAACGGCATGTTGTAGTGGAGCATGAATCCACCGGTCGCGACGACCTCACTGCCGACAACCACAAGGAAGTCTCCGACCGGTTCAACCTTGTGGGAGAAGATCTGGTCGTCCTCACGTCTGCGGCGACAGAGCGCCCCGGGAATGACATGCTCGGTGACGGCATGGTCCGCGAACAAGAGGACCTCGGCGGTGATGTCTCGGGCGAACTCGTAAAGGAGCGCTGTGAGCGCAACGTCGTTACTCTGACATTCCACGTATCGGGCGCCGGAGGCGCCGATCAATTCTTGGAACAGGTGGCTCGACATTTTTCGGAACGGGGGGAGCACAAAGAACTCGAACACCGTGTCCCGGTCCGGGATCTCTCGCCCCTTGACCGACCCGTACCCCACGGTCGCGCCATCGATCATCAGGAGATACGAGTCCGTCCAGCCACGCTCGTGACACGCGTCATAACGGACCTGGGCGTTGTGTTCTTGGAGATATAGCGCGCGAAGCTGAAGGATGCGGCGGAGTTCGACCCGCTCGGCCCGTGACTTCATTCTCAATCCAGACTCATCGCAAGCCACGGGAGGCCCTCAGGCGAGGATGGACGGATTCCAAGGAATACACTCGCGTGTTCTGGCTTCCAGTTGTTCCCGCCGTATCGTTCACACGCTCATTCGCGTCCATCTCGCGGTCGCTCAATCGTCGGCCCAACGCGCACGTCAGCGTGTCCGCTGCATGTGCTTGTTATGCGGCACTTTGTGCCTCCTCATCAATCGTGCTCGATGTCTTGCCCGAATACGATTCCTACACCATTGAGATCTTGGAGAGCGAATTCTCGGATTCCATAGGGTTGGTCTTGAGGCTCCGACGCAATCTGTGCGCCGCGGCCGAGCAGTTCTTCATAGTATGCATCGAGGTCACGAATCCATTGGAATAAATGAACACCTTTCGGGGTAGCTGAATCTCGGACGAAATGAATCGCGGAGTTGTCGCGCCAGACAACTGCGTACGTCTCGTCTCCGAAATCCCATGTAAACCCTAAGACGTCTCGATAGAAGGCCGCTGCGGCCTTTACGTCCGGGACATGCAATACCGGCGCACCTTGAAAGAACTGTGCTGGATTGGATGTGGGTAATGCTGGCATCGTTGGTCTTCCTAGGTGAGATCTTCTCGAGCACGTGTCTCTCCCTACAGTATAGCTACAGCCACTCCGGCCTTGGAATGCGACAACGGATCGGTGCCGCATAACGTGCGGCTTCAGCCGCGGCGCTTCATGACCTCGCCGAGCGCCGTCGGCTGCAAGCGCTTGTTAGCCAGCATCAGAAGACCTGCACATCGCCAACAGGCTTCTCGACGGTGACCGGCTGAAACCCAGGTCTATACAACGTCGCACGGATGCTTCGCTCGAAGAGATTGCCACGATTCCAGAACAGGTCGCTATCGACAAAGTACTCGAACGTTCCGACCAGCTTCGCGTCACCGGGATAAATCGGTTCACGATGATTGCGATCCGACACTCGGAGAATGCGATGTCCGATGAACTCCGCTCCGGGACGTAGAGCACACTCCTGCGCCGCTGCTCAGCAATTCGCGCCGGCATCTCGAGATCGATGTGATATTTGACAATTGACTCGCTGCCAAGATTCGTCAGCGTAACGTCGAGACGATAGTCATGTCGCTCGGAGCTGATGCGAAGTTCTCGATAGGAAAGCGCCAGCTCCGCGGAATCTTCGCGACTCCTGCCGGCACCGACTTGTCCTTCGATCTCGGCGAGAGTCGATGCTTCGGCCCGAGTCTTCCAGGCGTTAAGCACTGCAACAGAATAACGGGCAGGGTCGTTGTCAACGAGCTTCGCGCAGGTCTAGCAAAGCCAAATGCCGTTCTCGACGGAACGCCGCTGTTCGACCGTGAGGGCAGCATCGAATCGCGGCCCCGAGGCCGCGGCCGCCGTGATGTGAGCCGCCACGCCAATGTTCACGATGCGTTGAGTGTCCGAACGAGCTCCCGTCGTCACACGTCGGCATGAGGGATTCGAACAGCGCACGCCGACACGCTTAGCGAGAACGTCGACCGTGTCCCGGTTGAATTCGTCTCTCATGCGATCGGCGGTGTCTCACACTGGCTAACGCCTGCGTTTCAGCCGCGGCGGCTCATGATCGCACCGGCCGCCGTCGGCTGCAAACGCTCGTTAGGCCGCGTCTCGTCTGGCTTCTATGCCACTCGCCGCTCTGGAAGGCTCGGGCGTCGAGCCTCGGCATGAGAGACGAACTGCTCCATCGCATCGGTATAGAGACGGATCTGCTCCTTGTACTGCAGCCACGACTGGACTTCTTGTTCCCGTGGAACATGTTGTTGCGAAAACGGTACACGATGAGCGTAACGAAGAAGAGACTCTCTTCAGGACTGAACGTCTGGACTTTTCTCTGCAGCAGGGCATCCATTCTTGGACACTTCTGGCTGTGCATAAGCTGTCGGTATCGATCGCCGTCCTGGTACCTGGCGTGAAAGTGAGTCGCGGCGTCGCGGATCGAGCCGGAATCGAACCCGTCCGCGACAGCGTTTCTTGCGAACGCCTCGATCCGATCGATCTTGATGAACCCGCTAAAGCACTTCGACTCAAACAACGACCATGCGATTAGGAAGTGAAGGGCTGTCTGATCGTTGAGCAAGCGACGAATCTCGAGTTCATCCTGCTGAAGAAGTGTTCTGAGCCATTTTGCAAATTTCATTACTGAATTCTCGCTGCTCGCGCCTAACGGACAGCGTTCACCAGCGGCCGCTCACGATCGCACCAGCGGCCGTCTGGTGCAACGCGTGTTAGGCCGCGCCTACCCTACCACGCCGACGCGGTCTACAAATTCCTGTGAACTCCGGCTTTGCTCCGAGACAACCCAAAGTGCGCGCCCCTGTTCGTCCCATTGGCCGTGCGATTCCTTCTGGCGCCGGTACGAGTCGAAGCGGGTGTAGATAAACGACAGAGCTTTGAACCAAGTCATCTGTGGCATCTTCGGGTAGTTTGTGGCGACCTCAGGACTCTCTTCCTCACCGAGGCACAATAATGAGGTGTGGTAAAGCTGGCTTTGGTAGAAACCCCGCTCATAGAGCGCAGCCGCGGCGATCTCGTTTTCGGCTGCCGGAAACGCTCCGACCGCCCGCAACACTTTGTGCATGTTCTGTCGGTCAGGATTCGTCCAAGGGCCGTTAAGCGCGCAGACCTTCGACTTGATCTCAGCGAGCGCAATGAATGACTTGCCGCTGATGCGAGTGAACGGTTGGTCGTCCTGCATCGTTCTCAGTTCAGCACGATACGGAAACCGCACGGCAAGTATGTCGACATCAGTCTCTTGGTTGCGGCCTTGCTCCGGGTGAACGATGAAATTCGGTATCGTGAGGAAGCCATTCAGGCGCAGGTACCAGTACCCCAGTTGCTCCGCTCGAATTCGCATGTTCTGCGCCGGCATCCACCACCTCTGAACAAAGCGGCCTAACGTCTCTTGGAGTAGACCGCCGGTCGGCCGCGCAGCCAAACGCCGAACTCTCCGCACCTTCTCCAATCCGGATGTCTCTGTGTCTGCGGATGTTAGCACGGATGGCCGGGAACAGCGGACCGTGGTTGGCTGCGAACAGGACGTTGGACGCGGCGACTCGCGGCCAACCGCGTTTCGCCTGCCATTCGACGAGGCGGCGAAGAGTTTTCGGCATCGACGATTGCGGCAGACTTGTTCCCCAAGCGCTGCCGCCGGTTGGCTGCGAGCGGCGCGGCCAATTCCTCGCTGCCGCCGTCACAGACGGTCGACAGGGCTGCGCACGCCGAGCGGACGTCGATTCAGGACGTGGGTGTACACGATCGTCGTACTGACGTCGGCGTGCCCAAGGAGCTCCTGGACCGTACGAATGTCGTATCCATCCTCGAGCAGATGCGTCGCACACGAACGCCTGAAGGTGTGCGGACCCACCCGCTTCGTGATGCCGGCTCGTCGTGCCGCCCGGGCAACGGCCCGTTGAACGACGGATTCGTGGAGGTGAAAGCGAGACGGCTGTCCCCATCGCGGATCCGTGCAGATGCGTGATGCGGGAAACACGAACTGCCATCCCCAGTCAGTCGCCGCATTCGGATACTTGCGATCGAGCGCGAACGGGAGGACGACGCGGCCAAAGCCTCGTGCGAGATCCACAAGGTGCCGCCGCTTGACGGCTTCCAGATGCCGTGAAAGTGGCGCGATGACCGCAGTCGGGAGGACGGTGGGCCGATCCTTCTGGCCTTTGCCCCGGCGAATCACAATCTGCCGTCGCTCCAGATCGATGTCTTTGACGCGAAGCTCAAGGCATTCCTGCAGGCGCAGCCCCGCGCCGTACAGGAGAGCGACGCCAATCCACACCGACCCATCGAGCTCTTTCATGATGCGCGCAACTTCGTCCCGGCTCAGCACGACAGGCACACGGACCGGCATGCGGGCGCGCGGAACGTGTTCGATGGTGCCAATCTTCATGTGCCAGCACGTCACGGTACAGGAACAAGATGGCGCTGAGCGCCTGATTGTGCGTCGAGGCGCTGACGCGACGGCTCGATGCCAGCCACGTCAGAAAGGACGTGATCTCCGGCACTCCCATGTCGGATGGATGTCGCTTCTTGTGAAACAGAATGTAGCGGCGAATCCAATCGACGTAAGCGCTCTCGGTTCGGCGGCTGTAGTGCTTCGCGCGAATCGCGCCCCGGGAACGCGATCAAGGAGCTTCGGTTCACCACGACCAGCAGCCGAACATCCAGACGGCGTGGGAGACGCTGAAGCTTCTGGCCTACGGCTACGAGCCCAAGCCCGGCCGCA
Proteins encoded:
- a CDS encoding transcriptional regulator, producing the protein MPILPWPIRNKGIFRLKEAKAFGLHAEQVRRLARHGHLTRLGRGLYTAASAVPTEYQTLAEVTKRVPKGIVCLLTALRFHAIGTQHPREVWLAVDRRAAIPKIDVAPVRIVRLSGAALTAGIDQHEIEGVTIRVTSPARTVVDGFKFRNKIGIDVAVEALRDYRRLRKGTVDELWRQADQLRMTRVIRPYWDAIAS
- a CDS encoding zinc-ribbon domain-containing protein codes for the protein MALVNCTECGREVSDKAVSCPSCGAPVSGPISGEVAAGAVPQRPAVQGGQSGTIRRMIGRRAASVSPARTVR
- a CDS encoding N-acetyltransferase, whose protein sequence is MIDGATVGYGSVKGREIPDRDTVFEFFVLPPFRKMSSHLFQELIGASGARYVECQSNDVALTALLYEFARDITAEVLLFADHAVTEHVIPGALCRRRREDDQIFSHKVEPVGDFLVVVGSEVVATGGFMLHYNMPFADLYMEVREDCRRRGFAAFLLQEVKKECYMAGRVPAARCGLLNVASRSALRKAGLRECGFMLTGIVGQLVPNRS